In a single window of the Pedococcus dokdonensis genome:
- a CDS encoding replication-associated recombination protein A — protein MPSGASLPPLAVRMRPRSLDEVRGQSDVLRPGSPLRRLIEGSGGSAGPLSAIIWGPPGTGKTTLAHLVATAADRRFVELSAVTAGVKDVRAVMDQAARERDMYDRQTVLFLDEIHRFTKAQQDALLPGVETRQVILVAATTENPSFSIIAPLLSRSMLVTLGPLSDDEVRDVLASAVTDERGLAGDYVLADDATDHLVRIAGGDARRALTSLEAAAGVAQDGIPAGSSHEGPVEITLAHTEQAVAFASVRYDRTGDQHYDVASALIKSMRGSDVDAALHYLARMLEAGEDPRFIARRIVISASEDVGMGDPTALQTAVAAMHAVAQIGMPEARIILAQAVVHNALAPKSNAAYVGINEAIADVRAGKGGLVPPHLRGSGYAGATRLGHGDGYVYAHDQADGVAQQDYLPDDLQGRTDYYRPTDRGFEERLGPRWEWLKARIRRS, from the coding sequence ATGCCATCGGGCGCGTCCCTGCCGCCGCTCGCCGTGCGGATGCGTCCGCGCTCGCTGGACGAGGTCCGCGGCCAGTCCGACGTGCTGCGCCCCGGGAGCCCGCTGCGGCGGCTGATCGAGGGGTCCGGCGGTTCGGCCGGCCCGCTGAGCGCGATCATCTGGGGCCCGCCCGGCACGGGCAAGACGACCCTGGCGCACCTCGTCGCCACGGCCGCCGACCGACGGTTCGTCGAGCTGTCGGCGGTCACCGCGGGCGTGAAGGACGTCCGTGCGGTAATGGACCAGGCGGCGCGCGAGCGTGACATGTACGACCGCCAGACAGTGCTCTTCCTCGACGAGATCCACCGGTTCACCAAGGCCCAGCAGGACGCCCTGCTGCCCGGCGTCGAGACCCGGCAGGTGATCCTCGTGGCGGCGACCACCGAGAACCCGTCGTTCTCGATCATCGCCCCGCTGCTCTCCCGCTCGATGCTGGTGACGCTCGGCCCGCTCTCGGACGACGAGGTGCGCGACGTGCTCGCATCCGCGGTGACGGACGAGCGCGGGCTGGCCGGCGACTACGTCCTGGCCGACGACGCCACCGACCACCTCGTGCGGATCGCCGGCGGTGACGCGCGGCGAGCGCTCACCTCACTGGAGGCGGCCGCGGGAGTGGCGCAGGACGGCATACCGGCGGGGTCCTCCCACGAGGGGCCCGTGGAGATCACGCTCGCGCACACCGAGCAGGCGGTCGCGTTCGCGAGCGTGCGCTACGACCGCACCGGCGACCAGCACTACGACGTGGCCTCGGCGCTGATCAAGTCGATGCGGGGGTCCGACGTCGACGCCGCACTGCACTACCTCGCCCGGATGCTCGAGGCGGGGGAGGACCCACGGTTCATCGCGCGCCGGATCGTCATCTCGGCCAGCGAAGACGTCGGCATGGGCGACCCGACGGCGCTCCAGACCGCGGTGGCGGCGATGCATGCCGTCGCCCAGATCGGCATGCCGGAGGCGCGGATCATCCTCGCGCAGGCCGTCGTGCACAACGCGCTGGCACCCAAGAGCAACGCCGCGTACGTCGGCATCAACGAGGCGATCGCCGACGTGCGAGCGGGCAAGGGTGGCCTGGTGCCCCCGCACCTGCGCGGCAGCGGGTATGCCGGGGCGACCCGGCTCGGGCACGGCGACGGCTACGTCTACGCGCACGACCAGGCCGACGGGGTGGCGCAGCAGGACTACCTGCCCGACGACCTCCAGGGCAGGACGGACTACTACCGGCCGACCGACCGCGGCTTCGAGGAGCGGCTCGGTCCGCGCTGGGAGTGGCTCAAGGCCCGCATCCGCCGCAGCTGA